One region of Nevskia ramosa DSM 11499 genomic DNA includes:
- a CDS encoding 5'-nucleotidase C-terminal domain-containing protein, translating to MNKFWLSGLTGVLLSGAAIGAPQTPTNGVAAAAGSTVGESPLEFLCRYSAIRDRLPQCRPGVLQYAASNFSADEAAGTLTVTVTRSGGSAGPVSVRYASAAGSATAGADYADVSGVLSWAARDTAPKTFTVPLTDDATFELNETLKLSLSAPTGGATLGPRATANGTITDNDPAVLKLIGLNDFHGNLNPPGGTTRAVDPNNPALTVGLPTGGVEYLATQVAQLKASNPFNVVVGAGDLVGASPLVSALFHDEPSVIALDKLGLEFSSVGNHEFDDNAAELRRLQNGGCFPGGVIGADTCIDGTFPGARFRYLAANVFDEVTGQSFFPGTAIKRFDLGAGRSFKVGFIGLVLRGTPNIVTPSGVAGLRFADEADSANALVAGLRRQGAETIVVLIHEGAVTTGLYNDQACLGLTGDILPIVDRLDPAIDVVVSGHTHNAYICRRNGRLLTSAGAFGRIVTDIDLTIDRNSGDVISSTARNIAIVNDTLPNPAPAAYPTLTRDPAETTLVTRYNELVAPLANRVVGRITADITRTATAAGESALGDVIADAQLAATAPTQFGGAVVAFMNPGGIRTDLLFAQISGGEQPGEVTYGESFTVQPFGNSLTTMSLSGAQLKTVLEQQFDNPTVGQNRFLQISNGFSYTYDNAQPTGSKVLAGSIVINGVVVDPAQSYRITVNSFLATGGDRFFELNNGTNRLGGAVDLDAQTDYFTANNPVAPGPRNRITRLN from the coding sequence ATTCTGGTTGTCCGGTTTGACAGGCGTATTGCTGAGCGGCGCTGCCATCGGCGCCCCGCAGACGCCGACGAATGGCGTCGCCGCCGCTGCCGGTAGCACGGTCGGCGAATCGCCACTCGAATTCCTGTGCCGTTACAGCGCGATTCGCGATCGCCTGCCGCAGTGCCGTCCCGGCGTGCTGCAGTACGCGGCCTCGAACTTCAGCGCCGATGAAGCGGCCGGCACCCTGACCGTGACCGTCACCCGCAGCGGTGGCAGCGCCGGCCCGGTGTCGGTGCGATACGCCAGCGCTGCGGGTTCCGCGACCGCTGGTGCCGATTACGCGGACGTCAGCGGCGTGCTCAGCTGGGCAGCGCGCGACACGGCGCCGAAAACCTTCACCGTGCCGCTGACCGACGACGCCACGTTCGAGCTGAACGAAACCCTGAAGCTGTCGCTGAGCGCGCCGACCGGTGGCGCCACGCTGGGCCCGCGCGCCACCGCCAACGGCACCATCACCGACAACGATCCGGCGGTGCTGAAGCTGATCGGCCTCAACGATTTCCACGGCAATCTGAATCCGCCCGGCGGCACCACGCGCGCCGTCGATCCGAACAACCCGGCGCTGACCGTCGGCCTGCCGACGGGCGGCGTCGAGTATCTGGCGACTCAGGTCGCGCAGCTGAAGGCCAGCAATCCGTTCAATGTCGTGGTCGGCGCTGGCGATCTGGTCGGTGCTTCGCCGCTGGTGTCGGCGCTGTTCCACGATGAACCCTCGGTGATTGCGCTGGACAAGCTTGGCCTCGAATTCTCGTCGGTCGGCAATCACGAGTTCGACGACAACGCCGCCGAGCTGCGCCGGCTGCAGAACGGTGGCTGCTTCCCGGGCGGCGTGATCGGCGCCGATACTTGCATCGATGGCACCTTCCCCGGCGCCCGCTTCCGTTACCTGGCCGCCAATGTCTTCGACGAAGTCACCGGCCAGTCGTTCTTCCCGGGCACGGCGATCAAGCGTTTCGATCTCGGCGCCGGCCGCAGCTTCAAGGTCGGCTTCATCGGCCTGGTGCTGCGCGGCACGCCGAACATCGTCACCCCGTCCGGCGTCGCCGGCTTGCGCTTCGCCGATGAAGCCGACAGCGCCAATGCGCTGGTCGCCGGCCTGCGCCGCCAGGGTGCCGAGACCATCGTCGTGCTGATCCACGAAGGCGCGGTGACCACCGGTCTGTACAACGATCAGGCCTGCCTGGGCCTGACTGGAGACATCCTGCCGATCGTCGATCGTCTCGATCCGGCGATCGACGTGGTGGTCAGCGGTCATACCCACAACGCCTATATCTGCCGCCGCAACGGCCGCCTGCTGACCAGCGCCGGAGCCTTCGGCCGGATCGTCACCGACATCGATCTGACCATCGATCGCAACAGCGGCGATGTCATCTCGAGCACCGCGCGCAACATCGCCATCGTCAACGACACCCTGCCGAACCCGGCACCGGCGGCCTATCCGACTCTGACCCGCGATCCGGCGGAAACGACGCTGGTGACGCGTTACAACGAGCTGGTAGCGCCGCTCGCCAACCGGGTCGTCGGCCGGATCACCGCCGACATCACCCGCACTGCGACGGCGGCCGGCGAATCGGCGCTCGGTGATGTCATCGCCGACGCCCAGCTGGCGGCGACGGCGCCGACGCAGTTTGGCGGTGCGGTCGTCGCGTTCATGAACCCGGGTGGCATCCGCACCGATCTGCTGTTCGCGCAAATCAGCGGCGGCGAGCAGCCGGGCGAAGTGACTTACGGCGAATCGTTCACCGTGCAGCCATTCGGCAACAGCCTGACGACGATGAGCCTGAGCGGCGCCCAATTGAAGACGGTGCTCGAACAGCAGTTCGACAATCCGACGGTCGGCCAGAACCGCTTCCTGCAGATCTCCAACGGCTTCAGCTACACCTATGACAACGCGCAGCCGACCGGCAGCAAGGTGCTGGCCGGCAGCATCGTCATCAATGGCGTGGTGGTCGATCCGGCGCAGAGCTACCGGATCACCGTCAACAGCTTCCTGGCCACGGGAGGCGACCGCTTCTTCGAGCTCAACAACGGCACCAATCGCCTCGGTGGCGCGGTCGATCTCGACGCGCAGACCGACTACTTCACGGCCAACAATCCGGTGGCGCCCGGGCCGCGCAATCGCATCACCCGTTTGAACTGA
- a CDS encoding class I adenylate-forming enzyme family protein, translated as MDKQRPWVAQYSAGHPATITVEQPDALSLFRAAVAKAADKPALHYFDATLSYTEVDAQSDALACALLARGVQRGDRIALVLQNVPQFVIALVAIWKAGAIAVSINPMNRERELALLFADCEPAALIAHETAYREVIAKVLAERPIGIVITTSELEYQRRNDPRLFGSIGRIACEGTLAFAELIATHRGETPPLIHYEPSDTAMLVYTSGTTGLPKGAMNSHGNVAFTAQVYRDWIELREGDGILGIAPLFHITGLIGHIATSFSIAGALTLAYRFEAGVMLDAFRERQPAFTIGAITALMALMNHPDAKADSLASLRSIYSGGAPIAPALVAQFEAKFGLYIRNAYGMTESTSPATVSPLDKLAPVDPLFGALSVGVPTFNTDIRIVDAETAQPLPHGEAGEIIIKGPQVVSGYWRKPEATLDAIRDGWLHTGDIGVIDKDGWLFLVDRKKDMINAAGYKVWPREVEDVLYTHPAVREAAVVGVPDAYRGETVKAVLSLKAGTTVTLEEIIAHCRERMAAYKVPRVVAFLPELPKTVTGKILRRELRD; from the coding sequence ATGGACAAACAGCGACCCTGGGTCGCGCAGTACAGCGCCGGTCATCCGGCGACGATCACGGTCGAGCAGCCTGATGCGCTGTCGCTGTTCCGGGCCGCGGTCGCGAAAGCCGCGGACAAGCCTGCGCTTCACTACTTCGACGCGACGCTGAGCTACACCGAAGTCGATGCTCAGAGCGACGCCCTCGCCTGCGCGCTGCTTGCGCGTGGCGTGCAGCGTGGCGACCGCATCGCCCTGGTGCTGCAGAACGTGCCGCAGTTCGTCATCGCTCTGGTCGCGATCTGGAAGGCCGGCGCGATCGCGGTGTCGATCAATCCGATGAACCGCGAGCGCGAACTGGCGCTGCTGTTCGCGGACTGCGAACCAGCCGCGCTGATCGCTCACGAGACCGCATATCGCGAGGTGATTGCCAAGGTGCTGGCGGAGCGGCCCATCGGCATCGTTATCACCACCTCCGAACTGGAATACCAGCGCCGCAACGATCCCCGCCTGTTCGGCAGCATCGGCCGTATTGCCTGCGAAGGCACGCTGGCGTTCGCCGAGCTGATCGCCACCCATCGCGGTGAAACACCGCCGCTGATCCATTACGAACCCAGCGACACCGCGATGCTGGTCTACACCTCGGGCACCACCGGCCTGCCCAAAGGCGCGATGAACAGCCACGGCAATGTCGCGTTCACCGCACAGGTCTATCGCGACTGGATCGAGCTACGCGAAGGCGACGGCATCCTCGGCATCGCGCCGCTGTTCCACATCACCGGCCTGATCGGCCACATCGCGACCAGCTTCAGCATCGCCGGCGCGCTGACCCTCGCCTACCGCTTCGAAGCCGGCGTGATGCTCGATGCCTTCCGCGAACGGCAGCCGGCGTTCACGATCGGCGCGATCACGGCACTGATGGCGCTGATGAACCATCCGGACGCGAAAGCCGACAGCCTCGCCAGCTTGCGTTCGATCTACTCCGGCGGCGCACCGATCGCACCGGCTCTGGTCGCGCAGTTCGAAGCGAAGTTCGGCCTGTACATCCGTAATGCCTACGGCATGACCGAATCGACCTCGCCGGCCACCGTCTCGCCACTCGACAAGCTGGCGCCGGTCGATCCGCTGTTCGGCGCGCTCAGCGTTGGCGTACCGACTTTCAACACCGACATCCGCATCGTCGATGCCGAGACCGCACAGCCGCTGCCCCACGGCGAGGCCGGCGAAATCATCATCAAGGGACCGCAGGTGGTCAGCGGCTACTGGCGCAAGCCGGAAGCCACGCTCGATGCGATCCGCGACGGCTGGCTGCATACCGGCGACATCGGTGTGATCGACAAGGACGGCTGGCTGTTCCTGGTCGATCGCAAGAAAGACATGATCAACGCCGCCGGCTACAAGGTCTGGCCGCGCGAAGTCGAGGACGTGCTGTATACGCATCCAGCGGTACGCGAAGCCGCAGTGGTCGGCGTGCCGGATGCCTATCGCGGCGAAACGGTGAAAGCGGTGCTCAGCCTGAAGGCCGGCACTACCGTGACGCTGGAAGAAATCATCGCCCACTGCCGCGAGCGGATGGCGGCCTACAAGGTACCGCGCGTGGTCGCCTTCCTGCCGGAGCTGCCGAAGACCGTCACCGGCAAGATCCTGCGCCGGGAACTGCGCGACTAG
- a CDS encoding cyclase family protein yields the protein MTTKPVPTAAELLKDSPRNWGRWGAEDEVGSLNFLTSAEVLRGVAAVRQGKTYTLQIPMGKPGGDPVWPGRNQSQRINVMDHGHWLCGKGVEFPGNIEYADDVMFMYLQGSTQYDALGHVWCDDKLYNGYDANTTIGGMSRASVYPLAERGIVGRAVLIDMARHRGKPVLDPGETFTHLDLLAAAEKQGVTIQKHDILIIRTGWIGSFYERDRVEFYKNFVEPGLTYSPELVSWFHEMEIPNLVTDTIANEVTMDPVSGVALPLHIALMSNLGVTFTEICQLDPLAADCAADGQWSFLYVAAPLKVINGSGAPVNPVVIR from the coding sequence ATGACCACGAAGCCAGTGCCGACGGCTGCCGAGCTGCTGAAGGATTCCCCCCGCAACTGGGGCCGCTGGGGTGCCGAGGACGAAGTCGGTTCGCTGAACTTCCTGACCAGCGCCGAAGTGCTGCGTGGTGTCGCCGCCGTGCGCCAGGGCAAGACCTACACCCTGCAGATTCCGATGGGCAAGCCGGGCGGCGATCCGGTCTGGCCGGGCCGCAACCAGTCGCAGCGCATCAACGTCATGGATCACGGTCACTGGCTGTGCGGCAAGGGCGTGGAGTTCCCCGGCAACATCGAATACGCCGACGACGTGATGTTCATGTACCTGCAGGGCTCCACGCAGTACGACGCGCTCGGCCATGTCTGGTGCGACGACAAGCTCTACAACGGCTACGACGCCAACACCACGATCGGCGGCATGAGCAGGGCCAGCGTCTATCCGCTCGCCGAACGCGGCATCGTCGGCCGCGCCGTGCTGATCGACATGGCCCGTCATCGCGGCAAACCGGTGCTCGATCCCGGCGAAACCTTCACCCATCTGGATCTGCTCGCCGCGGCCGAGAAGCAGGGCGTGACCATCCAGAAGCACGACATCCTGATCATCCGCACCGGCTGGATCGGCTCGTTCTACGAGCGCGACCGGGTCGAGTTCTACAAGAACTTCGTCGAACCGGGCCTGACCTATTCGCCGGAACTGGTGAGCTGGTTCCACGAGATGGAAATCCCCAATCTGGTGACCGACACCATCGCCAACGAAGTGACGATGGACCCGGTCAGCGGCGTGGCACTGCCGCTGCACATCGCGCTGATGTCGAACCTCGGCGTGACGTTCACCGAGATCTGCCAGCTCGATCCACTGGCCGCCGACTGCGCCGCCGATGGCCAGTGGAGCTTCCTGTACGTGGCCGCGCCGTTGAAGGTGATCAATGGCTCCGGGGCGCCGGTCAATCCGGTGGTGATTCGCTGA
- the opgC gene encoding OpgC domain-containing protein — MSRNPTLDILRGALLMLMTMSHLPTVWSGRLDQPFGFISAAEGFVFLSAFLAGSIYISQREMHGRRGAVRWLLKRAFHLYLLHAVLLVIAFTVIAWAAVELDRPQLRNLLSFYLESPNRAALSAAALIYHPPLLDILPMYVLFLLLTIPLMKAVDRHGWNRVLGISVAIWVLAQFGLRKLLFELVDGYFGWQFPFAALGAFDLLAWQLLWVLGLWFGVAGLSRTQQAVQSQSGGKVLNAALLLSAGLLVWRHVHGPMGFSNPATSLFWIDKWSLSPVRLLNLAALLCLLVSLRGEIFRRLPIAPLAALGRSSLWAFFAHLLSLLLILLALEHDEPADGLTGLAVLVAGYCTLFIAATLHRQWRTRNSFAG, encoded by the coding sequence ATGTCCCGAAATCCCACGCTCGACATCCTGCGCGGCGCATTGCTGATGCTGATGACCATGAGCCACCTGCCGACCGTCTGGTCCGGCCGGCTCGATCAGCCGTTCGGCTTCATCTCGGCCGCCGAAGGCTTCGTGTTCCTGTCGGCGTTCCTCGCCGGTTCGATCTACATCAGCCAGCGCGAGATGCACGGTCGGCGCGGTGCGGTGCGCTGGCTGTTGAAGCGGGCGTTCCATCTGTATCTGCTGCATGCGGTGCTGCTGGTGATCGCCTTCACGGTGATCGCCTGGGCGGCCGTGGAGCTGGATCGCCCACAGCTGCGCAATCTGCTGAGCTTCTATCTCGAATCACCGAACCGCGCCGCACTCAGCGCTGCGGCCTTGATCTACCATCCGCCGCTGCTCGACATCCTGCCGATGTACGTGCTGTTCCTGCTGCTGACCATTCCCTTGATGAAGGCCGTCGATCGCCACGGCTGGAATCGCGTGCTCGGCATCAGCGTGGCGATCTGGGTGCTGGCGCAGTTCGGGCTGCGCAAGCTGCTGTTCGAGCTGGTCGACGGCTACTTCGGCTGGCAGTTTCCGTTCGCCGCGCTGGGCGCCTTCGATCTGCTCGCCTGGCAGCTGCTCTGGGTGCTCGGCCTGTGGTTCGGTGTTGCCGGCTTGAGCCGTACGCAGCAAGCGGTGCAGTCACAAAGCGGCGGCAAGGTACTGAACGCCGCACTGCTACTGTCCGCCGGCCTGCTGGTATGGCGTCACGTGCACGGGCCGATGGGCTTCAGCAACCCTGCCACCAGCCTGTTCTGGATCGACAAGTGGAGCCTGTCGCCGGTGCGCCTGCTCAACCTGGCGGCGCTGCTGTGCCTGCTGGTCAGCCTGCGCGGCGAGATCTTCCGCCGCTTGCCGATCGCGCCGCTGGCGGCACTCGGCCGGTCCTCGTTGTGGGCGTTCTTCGCGCATCTGCTGTCGCTGCTGTTGATCCTGCTGGCGCTGGAGCACGACGAACCCGCGGATGGCCTGACCGGCCTCGCCGTGCTCGTTGCCGGCTACTGCACGCTGTTCATCGCTGCGACCCTGCACCGCCAATGGCGCACCAGAAATTCCTTCGCGGGCTGA
- a CDS encoding AMP-binding protein, with protein sequence MTTASSEFPSYVHGASAEPLIGQTIGQLFDAACARHAGRDALIACQQGVRLSYAELRQQVDALACSLIRLGLKPGERIGIWSPNRAEWTLTQFASAKAGLVLVNINPAYRLSELEYALNKVGCRALVTAAAFKGSDYVAMLAELAPELAHCKSGELQSARLPALQFAIRLGADTTPGLLNFDALLTEPGANELDALQALGESLQFDEPINIQFTSGTTGSPKGATLSHHNILNNGYFVGEGIQLKPGDRICIPVPLYHCFGMVMGNLGALTHGAAMVYPSEAFDPLAVLSAVAAERCTALYGVPTMFIAQLDHPSFASHDLSSLRTGIMAGSPCPVEVMKAVTERMNLRDMTIAYGMTETSPVSFQTAVDDPLDCRVGTVGRIHPHCEVKIVDLDGRIVPRGVTGELCTRAYSVMLGYWGDDTKTRETIDAAGWMHTGDLATLDGQGYCRIVGRIKDLVIRGGENIYPREIEEFLYRHPRVQDVQVVGVPDAKYGEELCAWIVLRPGETASEDDIRSFCRGQIAHYKIPRHIRFVDAFPMTVTGKVQKYLIRDAMVREFEGKP encoded by the coding sequence ATGACGACGGCATCGAGCGAGTTTCCGAGCTACGTCCATGGCGCATCCGCGGAGCCGCTGATCGGCCAGACCATTGGTCAGCTGTTCGATGCGGCTTGCGCACGCCATGCCGGGCGCGACGCGCTGATCGCCTGCCAGCAGGGCGTTCGCCTGAGCTATGCCGAGCTGCGCCAGCAGGTCGATGCGCTGGCCTGCTCGCTGATCCGGCTCGGCTTGAAGCCCGGCGAGCGCATCGGCATCTGGAGCCCGAATCGTGCCGAATGGACCTTGACCCAATTCGCCTCGGCCAAGGCTGGGCTGGTGCTGGTCAACATCAATCCGGCCTATCGCCTGAGCGAGCTGGAATACGCGCTGAACAAGGTCGGCTGCCGGGCGCTGGTCACGGCGGCCGCGTTCAAGGGCAGCGACTATGTCGCCATGCTCGCCGAGCTGGCGCCGGAACTGGCGCACTGCAAGTCGGGCGAACTTCAGTCGGCACGCTTGCCGGCGCTGCAGTTCGCGATTCGCCTCGGCGCGGACACGACGCCCGGCCTGCTGAATTTCGATGCGCTGCTGACCGAGCCCGGCGCCAATGAACTGGACGCACTGCAGGCGCTCGGCGAGTCCTTGCAGTTCGACGAGCCGATCAACATCCAGTTCACCTCGGGCACCACCGGCAGCCCGAAGGGCGCGACGCTGTCGCATCACAACATTCTCAACAACGGCTATTTCGTTGGCGAAGGCATCCAGCTCAAGCCCGGCGATCGCATCTGCATTCCGGTGCCGCTGTACCACTGCTTCGGCATGGTCATGGGCAACCTCGGCGCGCTGACCCATGGCGCGGCGATGGTCTATCCGTCCGAAGCCTTCGATCCGCTGGCGGTGCTGAGCGCCGTTGCCGCCGAGCGCTGCACGGCGCTCTACGGCGTGCCGACGATGTTCATCGCCCAGCTCGATCACCCGAGTTTCGCCAGCCACGATCTGTCCAGCTTGCGCACCGGCATCATGGCCGGCAGCCCTTGTCCGGTAGAGGTGATGAAAGCGGTGACCGAGCGCATGAACCTGCGCGACATGACCATCGCCTACGGCATGACCGAAACCTCGCCAGTGTCGTTCCAGACCGCCGTCGATGATCCGCTCGATTGCCGGGTCGGCACCGTCGGCCGCATCCATCCGCATTGCGAGGTCAAGATCGTCGATCTCGATGGCCGCATCGTGCCGCGCGGCGTTACCGGCGAGCTATGCACGCGCGCTTATTCGGTGATGCTCGGCTACTGGGGTGATGACACGAAGACGCGCGAAACCATCGACGCAGCAGGCTGGATGCACACCGGCGATCTGGCGACCCTCGACGGGCAGGGCTACTGCCGCATCGTCGGCCGGATCAAGGATCTGGTGATCCGCGGCGGCGAGAACATCTACCCGCGCGAGATCGAGGAATTCCTCTATCGCCATCCGCGCGTGCAGGATGTGCAGGTAGTCGGCGTACCCGATGCGAAGTACGGCGAGGAGCTGTGTGCCTGGATCGTGCTGCGGCCCGGCGAGACCGCGAGCGAGGACGATATCCGCAGCTTCTGCCGCGGCCAGATCGCGCACTACAAGATTCCGCGCCACATCCGTTTCGTCGATGCGTTCCCGATGACGGTCACCGGCAAGGTGCAGAAGTATCTGATTCGGGACGCGATGGTCCGTGAGTTTGAGGGCAAGCCCTGA
- a CDS encoding oxygenase MpaB family protein: MGDRKQKAPPPSAVHPAGDRPRRNDKVVPISTSKLAATTTPLSPDSLTWQLFGDLRGLLLIVRTGTLQNMHPDISAALVEHSNFFQNPWHRLLRSMPPILGVVYDGDRALCTGRQVRDFHRGIGGHSNSGHAYHALNPELYYWAHATFFEGQIALCEFFGTPLSETDKERLYRESIQWYALYGLTMAPVPPDYASFQRYWQQMIDTRLQNTTVTDWYFRNGHTVPAPYGWLRGPLWNRLLRPIVSGGSQWLAAGTLPPVLRERLGLAWTKRDERLLRGLGSVTRGLWRLTPQRWRYLPTARQAMQRAATGVRACPQTHGPSRPESDTSAPCR, from the coding sequence GCAAGCAGAAAGCACCGCCGCCATCGGCAGTCCATCCAGCCGGCGATCGGCCGCGTCGCAACGACAAGGTCGTGCCGATCAGCACCAGCAAGCTCGCCGCCACCACGACACCGCTGTCACCGGATTCGCTGACCTGGCAACTGTTCGGTGATCTGCGCGGGCTGCTGCTGATCGTCCGCACTGGCACTCTGCAGAACATGCATCCGGACATCTCGGCGGCGCTGGTCGAGCATTCGAATTTCTTCCAGAACCCCTGGCATCGCCTGCTGCGCTCGATGCCGCCGATCCTCGGCGTGGTCTACGACGGCGACCGCGCCCTTTGCACCGGCCGCCAGGTACGCGACTTCCATCGCGGCATCGGTGGCCACAGCAACAGCGGTCACGCCTATCACGCGCTGAATCCGGAGCTGTATTACTGGGCGCACGCCACCTTCTTCGAAGGCCAGATTGCGCTTTGCGAATTCTTCGGCACGCCGCTCAGCGAAACAGACAAGGAGCGGCTGTATCGGGAGTCGATCCAGTGGTACGCGCTATACGGCCTGACGATGGCGCCGGTGCCGCCGGACTACGCGAGCTTCCAGCGCTACTGGCAGCAGATGATCGATACGCGCCTGCAGAACACCACGGTCACCGACTGGTACTTCCGCAACGGCCACACCGTGCCGGCGCCGTACGGCTGGCTGCGCGGCCCGCTGTGGAACCGGCTGTTGCGGCCGATCGTCAGCGGTGGCTCGCAATGGCTTGCGGCCGGCACCTTGCCGCCGGTGCTGCGCGAGCGCCTGGGGCTGGCCTGGACCAAGCGAGACGAACGCCTGCTGCGCGGACTGGGCAGCGTCACTCGCGGCCTGTGGCGGCTGACGCCGCAGCGCTGGCGCTATCTGCCGACCGCGCGACAAGCGATGCAGCGCGCGGCGACCGGAGTCAGGGCTTGCCCTCAAACTCACGGACCATCGCGTCCCGAATCAGATACTTCTGCACCTTGCCGGTGA